The nucleotide window TCAAGCAAAGTTCACCGATTATCCCGAAGATGCAAAAAAAGGTTTTGGCACTTTGGCCATAGGAGAGTGGAAATGAAATACAGGGATCTTGCAATGCTCGGACTTTACGCCGAGACATCCATGCATTGCGGCGACGAGGGCAGCTCCGGTTTTATAGATATGCCCGTCCAGCGCGAAAAGCACACCGAGTATCCGGTCATCCCCGGCTCCACCTTGAAGGGGGTCTTGCGCGCGGAATACCATGACGATAAGGGCGAAAGCGGCGCCGCTGCTGTTTTCGGCTCTAAGGACGGCAAGGGCGGAATCTGCGTCGCGGACGGTATGCTCGTCGCCTTTCCCGTGCGCTCGCTTCTTGAGCCGTTCTTCTGGGTGACCTGCCCCTATGCTCTGGAGCGGTTCGCCCGCATCGCCGCGCGTTACGGAGTTGCAGCGCCCGCCGTTCCCGCCATTGCGGATGACAACGCGCTCGTCTGTCGAGGCGCGGCACGCGATATCAGCCTCGAAGACTCGCTCGTCAGTGCACAGCCGGGGCTTCCCGAGGGCATTGTGAAT belongs to bacterium and includes:
- the cmr4 gene encoding type III-B CRISPR module RAMP protein Cmr4, producing the protein MKYRDLAMLGLYAETSMHCGDEGSSGFIDMPVQREKHTEYPVIPGSTLKGVLRAEYHDDKGESGAAAVFGSKDGKGGICVADGMLVAFPVRSLLEPFFWVTCPYALERFARIAARYGVAAPAVPAIADDNALVCRGAARDISLEDSLVSAQPGLPEGIVNSVSALLPSDEAFNYVREALNTRLLAVSDLVFRDLVKTATDVVTRVRIDQEKGTVARGALFNQELVPSDAIFVSSLRGRSDADVDAYFKWFGGHKLIRIGADETIGRGITHVSLKNGGMN